One window of the Pelobates fuscus isolate aPelFus1 chromosome 12, aPelFus1.pri, whole genome shotgun sequence genome contains the following:
- the LOC134579199 gene encoding ribosomal protein S6 kinase alpha-5-like, translating to MEEPDGTESRNPTLANLPGQEEKVGMEDFELLKILGTGAYGKVFLVRKVTGPDAKRLYAMKVLRKAALVQKEKTAEHTRTERSVLEHVRESPFLVTLHYAFQTEAKLHLILDYVSGGELFTHLYQRDNFSEDAVRFYSGEVILALEHLHKLGIVYRDIKLENILLDSEGHVVLTDFGLSKEFLDEEIERTYSFCGTIEYMAPEIIRGQGGHGKSVDWWSLGILIYELLTGASPFTLEGEKNTQSEVSRRILKMDPSYPSSLSFEARDLLHRLLRKDPKKRLGATGASHIKEHPFYKGLDWDALSHRKVTPPFRPSLRNETDVSNFSDEFTSLDPVYSPAATPPSGARIFQGYSFVAPSVLFSVNAVMTDMPAPSVDKPGSPTLALSAAMKDSPFFQQYEMDLQEVVLGSGSFSVCRKCRHRQTKKEYAVKILSKRMEVNTQREVAALKLCQGHPNIVILHEVLQDQYHSYLIMELLTGGELLERIKKQSRFSEVEASSLMRSLVSAVSHMHEAGVVHRDLKPENLLLSSPGEDAVLKVIDFGFARLRPPGSRPLHTPCFSLHYAAPELLSHQGYDESCDLWSLGVILYTMLSGQVPFQGERRGSPQSRAADIIRKIKEGDFSMEGASWEHVSEDAKILVRGLLTVDPSCRLNLHDLQESEWLRGGRPLSSTPLMTPDVLESSGLATKTCVHATFMAFNRGKREGVFLKSVENAPLAKRRKLKQCSTGVDTRSGSSSSSSSSSSAAAHSPKSRPQHKGTDVGIPNHQSH from the exons cAAATCTGCCTGGCCAAGAAGAAAAAGTTGGAATGGAAGACTTTGAACTGCTGAAAATTTTGGGAACTGGGG CCTATGGCAAGGTATTCCTTGTACGTAAAGTGACAGGGCCAGACGCCAAGCGTCTCTACGCTATGAAGGTTTTACGCAAAGCAGCCCTGGTTCAGAAGGAGAAGACTGCAGAGCACACGAGGACAGAGAGAAGTGTACTGGAACATGTGAGAGAAAGTCCTTTTCTTGTGACTCTTCACTATGCTTTCCAGACAGAGGCTAAACTCCACCTTATACTAG ATTATGTTAGTGGTGGGGAGCTTTTCACTCACCTCTACCAGAGGGACAACTTCTCAGAAGATGCTGTGCGGTTTTATTCAGGAGAAGTTATTCTGGCATTGGAGCACCTGCACAAG CTAGGCATTGTATACCGTGACATCAAACTGGAGAATATCTTATTGGACAGTGAAGGCCACGTGGTGTTGACGGACTTCGGCCTTAGTAAGGAGTTCTTAGATGAAGAG ATCGAGCGCACCTATTCATTTTGTGGAACTATTGAATACATGGCACCAGAAATAATTCGAGGACAGGGTGGTCATGGCAAG TCTGTAGACTGGTGGAGTTTGGGGATCCTAATCTACGAACTGTTGACAGGAGCTTCTCCATTTACCCTGGAGGGAGAAAAGAACACACAGAGTGAGGTGTCAAG GCGAATTCTCAAGATGGACCCATCATATCCATCGTCTTTGAGTTTTGAGGCACGAGACCTTCTTCACAGACTTCTCCGGAAGGATCCAAAAAAACGCCTAGGGGCCACTGGTGCCTCCCATATAAAAGAACATCCCTTTTACAAA GGACTAGATTGGGATGCACTCTCTCATCGCAAGGTCACTCCCCCATTTCGACCATCTCTTCGCAACGAAACAGATGTGAGCAATTTCTCAGACGAATTTACTAGCCTTGATCCTGTATATTCGCCAGCTGCTACTCCTCCCTCTGGTGCCCGCATCTTTCAG GGCTACTCCTTTGTAGCTCCTTCTGTCTTGTTTAGTGTGAACGCAGTTATGACCGATATGCCTGCACCTTCTGTGGACAAGCCTGGGAGTCCTACATTAGCTCTGAGTGCTGCCATGAAG GATTCCCCATTCTTCCAGCAGTACGAGATGGATCTTCAAGAGGTAGTTTTGGGATCTGGCAGTTTCTCTGTCTGCAGAAAGTGTCGCCATCGACAGACCAAGAAAGAATATGCTGTGAAAATCCTGAGCAAAAG gatgGAGGTGAACACACAGCGGGAGGTAGCTGCTTTAAAGTTGTGTCAGGGACACCCCAACATTGTAATTCTGCATGAAGTTCTTCAGGACCAG TATCACTCCTATCTCATAATGGAACTTCTTACTGGTGGAGAACTGCTCGAGCGCATAAAAAAACAGTCCCGTTTCAGCGAAGTGGAAGCTAGCAGTCTTATGCGAAGTCTGGTGAGCGCTGTTTCTCACATGCATGAGGCTGGAGTGGTGCACAGAGACCTCAAACCAGAG AATCTACTCCTCTCATCTCCTGGTGAGGACGCAGTCCTGAAGGTGATAGATTTTGGgtttgccaggctccgcccccctggatCACGTCCTTTGCACACTCCCTGCTTTTCACTGCACTATGCAGCCCCAGAGCTGCTCTCCCACCAGGGCTATGATGAGTCGTGTGACCTTTGGAGCCTTGGAGTTATCCTG TACACCATGTTGTCTGGTCAGGTACCTTTCCAAGGTGAAAGACGTGGATCTCCACAGAGTCGTGCTGCTGATATTATCCGCAAAATTAAAGAAGGAGACTTCAGCATGGAAGGAGCAAGTTGGGAACATGTGAGCGAGGATGCCAAAATTCTAGTGAGAG GCTTGCTGACTGTTGACCCTTCCTGTCGACTAAATCTGCATGATCTCCAGGAGAGTGAGTGGCTGCGAGGAGGCCGTCCACTCTCCTCAACTCCTCTCATGACACCTGATGTGCTGGAGTCCAGTGGGTTAGCCACAAAAACTTGTGTCCATGCCACTTTTATG GCATTTAACCGTGGAAAGAGAGAAGGTGTGTTCCTAAAGAGTGTGGAGAATGCCCCCCTCGCCAAGAGGCGTAAATTAAAGCAATGCAGCACTGGGGTTGACACACGCAGTGGCTCctcgtcttcctcctcctcctcttcatcaGCAGCTGCTCACTCCCCTAAATCCAGACCCCAACACAAGGGCACGGACGTAGGCATCCCCAACCACCAGtcccactga